The segment CATTAGCGGCTGTTGGAACAGCTGGAGTACCTGGAGCTGGTCTAATAGCAATGGCGGCCGTATTCACTCAAGCAGGTTTACCTATTGAAATTGTTGCGCTGACAGCCGGTATCAATATATTAGTCGATATGATTTTTACATTAGGTAATGTTACCGGGGATCTTGTTGCCGCTAAAATGGTTGATTTATCAGAGCGAAGATATCTTGCAAAACAAAAGCAGTGAATTAATAATATCTCGTTCGAAACAAGAAGATAGACCAAAATACCCGATAAGTTTTATCGGGTATTTTATATATTAAAGCAATAATCCGAGATTAGAGCTCCTACAAACCGTACTACTCCAAACACTGATACTTCTTCAGATAATCGACTGTTACGAGCGGTGCGTTCTCTTTTTTAGTGCTTTTATCGACACGCTGATCGATCAATCTCGCGTTCTTCATGCCCCATCCTTGGCAGATTTTATTGGCTTCTTCATCAGCTTCTGTTTCAGGAGCGGTGACTATCTTTTTAAAGCCTTCTACCCCTTCGGCATAGATCTCAACGATCGCTTCTGATCTGCTTGCATGTCCAACGCGCCACTCTGCCTCTTGTGTTGCGCAGCCCATCAGTAATAATAAGGTGACAATAGATAGTGGTAATAAACGCTTTTTCAAACGCTTTTTCATTCGATACTCCTCAACTCAAAGATCTGATTAAATAACTCGATAACTACCTATATACCTTATAAACTCATTAAGTAACAATTTAAAATGATAATGATTTTAGTAATCTCATTTTAAGTAATTTTTAGGTGATTTTTTTAGGCAATTTAATTTAGAAGGAACTCCTATGCATCACTATATTGATTCCACAGACTTCGATCTGCTTAAAGAAGCGAAAGCACACCTCTCGATTCAGACAGAATGTGAATATGAGGGGAAAATTTACAAAAGCCCTGAAACAGTAGTATCTATCGACCAGAAGATTGATCTTGCATTGATCAATCGAACCATTGATGATATCGCTCATGTTATTGCCACAGAATCGATCGCGATGATTGATGCCTTAAAGATGATCTCTACAGAACATCGGCTCACGCTCTTTTTTAAGGATGATGCCGGCGAGTTATTGAAAGCCCCTACGATTCATCCCCTACTGCTTTCAGCTTCATTTGGGAGATAATTGAGGGAAATGAGAAAGATCGAGAAGATAAAAAAGGAAGCCTTAGAGCTTCCTTCTTCTTTTAAAATGGGTTTAGGTGATTTCGGCACTTAAGTGACTTAAAGTAGTGCTTTAATTTTAGCGATCGCCTCTTCTAAAATCGAATTGATCTCGGTCTCATGCTCGGCATTTTGGTTCTCTTTTAAGAGTAGGCGGAGTTCTTTGAGTTTTGCTCGATGGGGGGATTCTGCGCTTCTTTGTTCTACGGCATATGCCTGCTCCATCGCATTGATCAGCTCTCCTTGTGCTTTAAGCCAAGAGAAGAGCACTTCTGCTTCATCGAGCTTTTCACTAATCTCCTCTTTGCCCTTTTTCGTAAGGGAGAACTCTTTTTTAGAGCCATCCATCGTTACCTCAGCTAGCTCACTCTCTTCCAGATATGCCAAAAGAGGATAGATCATGCCGGGGCTCGGTTTGTAGAAGCCCTTTGAACGCTCCTCTAGCTCTTTAATAATCTGATAACCGTGAAGTGATTGTTCTGAAAGAAGCATTAAGACCAGTAACTGTAGCTCTTCACTACTGATGCGTCTTCCCCCGCCAAAGCGACCATGACCACGCCCCCCTTCTCTTCTTCGTCCGCCACCGCGACCGCCCATTTCAAAGCGATCATCTCTCCGGCAATGTTCTGAAAAATGATGGCGCCCTCTTCTGCCGGCACCTCTTCCGCGCTGATAACCTCTTGCAGAGCGATCTCCACAAGCTAATAGACCATATTGCATTCTTGATAATTCTCTCATCATAGACTCCTTCTTGTTGATGATTTTATATCGTAAGATATAGTTGATATATGCATCTTAAGATATATCTTGAGATATGTAAACTATTAGACCTATTTTATTTTCCTATTATTAGTTGTTTATCCCTCAATCTATTTCTTCCTCCTCAATCACCCTTCGTTATAATCTCTTTTCACAATCTCATAACCGTTATTGAGGAGTCTTATAATGCATAAATTGATCAATCCCCCTACCGTTTTTAATAGCTTACAGTATGGTTTTAGTCAGGCTGTTTTAACAAAAGGTTGCCGGCAGCTCTTTCTTTCTGGGCAAGTTGCCACTGATAAGGATCAAGTAACGATCGCAACAACAATGGGAGAGCAGACACGTATCTGTTTAGAAAATATTGAGAAGGTATTAATCTCGGCAAATACTACAAAGCACTCAATTGCGATGTTACGTCTCTATATCAAGGAGAGTGCCAATACGCCGGAGACACAAGAAGAGATCTCAATGGCATTGAAGGCTTTTTTTGGTGAACAGATGCCGGCATCTTCTTGGATTGTAGTTACAGGATTAGCTCTTTCTGAATGGCTGATTGAAATTGAAGCACAAGCTGTTATCAATGATGAGGCAGATGTTGAATAGTTCTTCAGAAGAAGATCCTTAAGAAAATTCGCGGAGCGGCGGGAGCCTACTGTTTTCTTCTTTCTACCTCTGCATGCCCGCCCATTGCATCTTTCTATTTGGCATCTTCGATGCCGAGGACAATATCATTAAAGTAACGATTATTGACGATAAAAGATCGCCTACTGCCGGCGCGGAATTTCTGGAAGCATGAGGTAGTAAAGACCGGCACTTCATCAGCCTTTTTTGTTTCAACATAACTAATCATTGAGGTAGCGATATTTGCCGGCATGCAATTAATGGAAGCGTGCGATAGTAAGGACCGGCATCTTATCAGCCTATTTTGTTTTGCTCTTTTGTTTTGATATAAAACAACAATAATAAAAAAACCTCTCTACCCGTGAGGAGTAGAGAGGCTTCTATCATATTGACTTTCGAACTTCAGCTTCGATTAATGACGCACATTTA is part of the Ignatzschineria indica genome and harbors:
- a CDS encoding RidA family protein, with amino-acid sequence MHKLINPPTVFNSLQYGFSQAVLTKGCRQLFLSGQVATDKDQVTIATTMGEQTRICLENIEKVLISANTTKHSIAMLRLYIKESANTPETQEEISMALKAFFGEQMPASSWIVVTGLALSEWLIEIEAQAVINDEADVE
- a CDS encoding PadR family transcriptional regulator, producing MMRELSRMQYGLLACGDRSARGYQRGRGAGRRGRHHFSEHCRRDDRFEMGGRGGGRRREGGRGHGRFGGGRRISSEELQLLVLMLLSEQSLHGYQIIKELEERSKGFYKPSPGMIYPLLAYLEESELAEVTMDGSKKEFSLTKKGKEEISEKLDEAEVLFSWLKAQGELINAMEQAYAVEQRSAESPHRAKLKELRLLLKENQNAEHETEINSILEEAIAKIKALL